One genomic window of Ziziphus jujuba cultivar Dongzao chromosome 4, ASM3175591v1 includes the following:
- the LOC107414154 gene encoding mitogen-activated protein kinase kinase kinase 18, whose amino-acid sequence MDWTRVRPLGNGSSATVSLADSRRFGGFIAVKSVEFSQSKILQREQRILSTLSSPFVVSYIGEDVTLENDNKLMYNLFMEYVPGGTLTDTTIRHGGRLDESLIGYYTRQVVQGLEYLHSCGLVHCDIKGRNILVGEDGAKIADFGCSRWVNQPAEIAGTPMFMAPEVARGEEQGFACDIWALGCTVIEMATGGSPWSNVGCDAVGALYRIAFSGESPEFPSFLSEQAKDFLGQCLKRNPKQRWTASQLLKHPFLEEFNSCSKQIKESNSSSCSPTSILDRGIWNSLEESETRCCENENSTVADDNRIRRLAMCSGLPDWTSDQSWVTIRVNHNYDDDDEDKVEVVGGSGMASVSYNIEDFEIPAPSVRKELVNLSYSNVSDRNGRDSFEDFKNCRKSSVDCSNFIFVRDKDKLLSSLISRC is encoded by the coding sequence ATGGACTGGACCAGGGTCCGTCCCCTCGGAAATGGCTCATCGGCCACCGTCTCTCTCGCCGACTCTCGCCGCTTCGGTGGCTTTATCGCCGTCAAGTCGGTGGAGTTTTCCCAATCCAAAATTTTGCAAAGAGAGCAGAGGATTCTATCTACTTTGAGCAGTCCTTTTGTGGTGAGCTACATAGGTGAAGATGTTACCTTAGAGAACGACAACAAGCTCATGTACAATCTATTCATGGAGTATGTACCTGGTGGTACACTCACCGATACAACTATCCGCCACGGTGGTCGTCTCGATGAATCGCTGATCGGATACTACACACGGCAAGTCGTTCAGGGGTTGGAGTATTTGCATTCATGTGGGTTGGTACATTGTGACATCAAAGGTAGGAACATCCTGGTCGGGGAAGATGGTGCGAAGATTGCAGATTTCGGATGCTCCCGGTGGGTTAATCAGCCGGCGGAGATCGCCGGAACTCCAATGTTTATGGCTCCGGAGGTGGCTCGTGGTGAAGAACAGGGGTTTGCTTGTGATATATGGGCTTTGGGTTGTACGGTCATTGAAATGGCTACTGGAGGTTCACCATGGTCTAATGTGGGTTGTGACGCAGTTGGTGCTCTTTATCGGATTGCATTTTCCGGTGAGTCGCCGGAGTTTCCGAGTTTTCTTTCCGAGCAAGCAAAGGATTTCTTGGGACAGTGCTTAAAGAGGAATCCGAAACAGAGGTGGACGGCTAGTCAGCTTCTGAAGCATCCGTTTCTTGAGGAATTCAATTCATGTTCCAAGCAAATCAAAGAATCTAATTCAAGTAGTTGTTCTCCAACAAGTATTCTCGATCGGGGAATTTGGAACTCGCTGGAGGAATCAGAGACGAGGTGTTGTGAGAATGAAAATTCTACTGTTGCTGACGATAATAGGATCAGACGGTTGGCAATGTGTTCAGGGTTGCCTGATTGGACTTCGGATCAGAGTTGGGTCACAATCAGAGTGAATCataattatgatgatgatgatgaagataagGTTGAAGTGGTTGGTGGGTCAGGAATGGCTTCAGTTAGTTATAATATAGAAGATTTTGAAATTCCAGCTCCTTCTGTTAGGAAGGAGTTGGTGAATTTATCGTATAGCAATGTTAGTGATAGAAATGGTAGAGATAGTTTTGAAGACTTCAAGAACTGTAGGAAAAGCAGTGTAGATTGTagcaatttcatttttgttaggGACAAAGACAAATTGTTATCTTCTTTAATTTCAAGATGTTAG
- the LOC107414155 gene encoding S-type anion channel SLAH1 — protein MDLKQPQPQSQSQIKVVVDSVPTGTMKPPHFHHPNLIVGKRSLSSILTKFHAGYFRISLSLCSQALLWKILVKPIDNAHAFRRMFLMVPPTAFNFLWSLALFTLTLQSLLYVLRCLLHFELVKAEFLHRVGVNYLFAPWISWLLLLQCSPFFAPKTVFYQVLWWVFVTPVVVLDVKIYGQWFTKGKRFLSTVANPTSQLSVIGNLVASSAAAQMGWKESAVCMFSLGMAHYLVLFVTLYQRLAGNNNLPVMLRPVFFLFIGAPSMASFAWESISGKFDNTSKMLFFLSLFLFMSLVSRPALFKKSMKKFNVAWWAYSFPLTVLALSSAKYAEEVKGGIAHAMMLVLLAISFLVSFILLVVTALHSNMLLPPPAAATDPPSPTPSCDSHRTITKHLQLFRSILN, from the exons atgGATCTCAAACAACCACAACCACAATCACAATCCCAAATCAAGGTGGTGGTTGATTCAGTACCCACTGGCACTATGAAACCACCCCACTTCCACCACCCTAATCTGATCGTCGGAAAACGATCTCTATCTTCAATCTTAACCAAATTCCATGCAGGCTACTTTCGGATAAGCCTCTCTCTCTGCAGCCAAGCCTTGTTATGGAAAATCCTAGTGAAGCCAATCGACAATGCTCATGCTTTCAGACGCATGTTTCTCATGGTTCCTCCAACGGCTTTCAACTTTCTATGGTCCCTCGCACTCTTCACCTTGACCTTACAATCCCTCCTCTATGTCCTCCGCTGTCTGCTTCACTTCGAACTCGTTAAGGCCGAGTTCTTGCACCGCGTCGGCGTAAACTACTTATTCGCTCCATGGATTTCATGGCTTCTTTTGCTTCAATGTTCTCCTTTCTTCGCTCCGAAGACTGTGTTTTATCAAGTGCTTTGGTGGGTATTCGTGACCCCAGTAGTTGTTCTCGATGTCAAGATCTACGGCCAGTGGTTTACCAAAGGAAAGAGGTTTCTATCGACCGTGGCTAATCCGACGAGTCAGCTGTCGGTGATTGGGAACCTGGTGGCTTCGAGTGCTGCGGCTCAAATGGGGTGGAAAGAGAGTGCAGTGTGTATGTTTTCGTTAGGAATGGCACACTATTTGGTGCTATTTGTAACGCTTTACCAGAGGTTAGCCGGGAATAATAACCTCCCTGTGATGTTGAGACCGGTGTTTTTCTTGTTCATTGGAGCTCCGAGCATGGCAAGCTTCGCTTGGGAATCCATTTCTGGAAAGTTCGACAACACTTCCAAGATGCTTTTTTTCCTCTCACTCTTCCTCTTCATGTCCTTG GTTTCAAGGCCAGCcctattcaaaaaatcaatgaaaaaatTCAATGTGGCTTGGTGGGCTTATTCATTTCCTTTGACAGTCCTGGCATTGTCTTCAGCAAAATATGCGGAGGAAGTGAAAGGAGGCATAGCGCACGCAATGATGCTAGTTTTATTGGCCATCTCATTTTTGGTGTCTTTCATCTTATTAGTAGTCACTGCACTCCATTCAAACATGCTGTTGCCGCCTCCAGCAGCAGCCACGGATCCTCCAAGTCCGACGCCTAGTTGTGATTCCCATCGGACTATAACAAAGCATCTTCAACTATTTAGAAGCATATTGAATTGA
- the LOC107414143 gene encoding dirigent protein 23: MASNPILRSTGLFLLVALFICPSESRRVQQITTMSFYLQDLASGRNATVVPVTGISGKNWSFTTFGTIFVMDDLITETPDRNSNQVGRAQGILVASALDGSNVHAQLSFVFSNFNYTGSTLELQGASRQFERYKEISVVSGTGAFRFAKGYAIFETIYYDPRISYSIIRCNVNLLPS; encoded by the coding sequence ATGGCATCAAACCCAATTTTGAGATCAACCGGATTGTTCTTGCTTGTAGCTTTGTTCATTTGTCCATCTGAGTCTCGGAGGGTACAACAAATTACAACCATGTCATTTTACTTGCAAGATTTAGCTTCAGGCCGGAATGCGACTGTTGTCCCGGTGACGGGCATCTCTGGCAAGAATTGGTCATTCACCACATTTGGCACCATCTTTGTTATGGATGACCTAATTACAGAAACCCCAGATAGGAACTCAAACCAAGTTGGTCGAGCCCAAGGCATACTTGTGGCATCAGCATTGGATGGCTCTAACGTGCACGCACAACTCTCATTTGTGTTCTCCAATTTCAATTATACTGGTAGCACTTTAGAGCTACAAGGGGCTAGCCGTCAATTCGAGAGGTACAAAGAGATATCTGTGGTTTCAGGAACTGGGGCATTCAGGTTTGCAAAGGGCTATGCTATCTTTGAGACAATTTATTATGATCCCAGAATTTCCTACTCAATTATTAGGTGCAATGTTAATCTGCTTCCAagttaa